A single genomic interval of Candidatus Binatia bacterium harbors:
- a CDS encoding C25 family cysteine peptidase, whose translation MRRPDRRTASFFAPLRSGPALLAVASLLVLLPPASRVGAQVPSGFSEASSPAPVPTVENASPTGYRVRVPIGDAQTVRARIAGYDLAEIRIPGGVAGGAWAQPSLPTRTVLLRIPWGAEPVARGAWSSFRSLGSLEPVPVPHLVTEPSVRDRTAPEAVAAAMRGAPYRALGGGGEAAAIAGTALMAARGERYLAVTLRPVTWDPATREARVADAIVVDVSWETPARVLPSEGPAGAAGAAPSEGALPLGVDGAVGPRFAQRFARAATAGRAAAVTGPLRVDPSRPWVRVGVVRPGLYRITPAALLSAGVNTAGIDPATFRLFRSPPGDLPESTDVDAGPDSLRECAITVTGEGDGTFDAADAIYFYGTGESGFGYDLAAGGGPEYQETQRTDLEPLWLTWGPGPVPTPPRRIATRDAAPVSTGAPLLTQVTHRVHFETNRFPNFDLFQPGLRWERWFMSVLPQGARLAFPITLPGAVPGGEVSARLRMWGQGTSTGHAARLWWDGAIVDTVSWNFLAARDLTASGLRTNGARDTVQAEVPAVAGRTDPEYLAWFEVSYPRALTASSDTIAFAAPDSVPPGRYRYAIAGVSDTTAAWLLDRTDPETPVRLAGGTWSGAAPAFTLTVEDSAGAGYRPRYTLVSTSGAPSPSLLRYAPAAGPHALADLLDSGNAADYLIVAPAAFLAQAESLAFDREARLPGVAAPRAAIATTEAIAAQLGGGRSDPVAIRNLFAFAERHWAAGPLYVCLLGDASDDPKNYQIISAPDLVPTYNEYWDVSLLLQYISDDFYAFLDGPGDRLFDLAIGRLPARTTEEARTLVRGKNAVYERTQDFDWWRVRALLTADDAWKWSVPNTKRDPVGADHVTQMERKDGFHLPFPVRREKVYLNDYPFADSTKQSKPKAREAFLAAVNAGNWLAEFAGHGNENFLADEQMFRSLDLNRLTNATRPSIFGFFSCTVGKFDDNVQQDGLAELLLRYPGGGSVVSLAASQEVFGLESGRLNDAFVDALFPASPRVDTLRTAGLAWAMAKNAPGNQNEIVRKYGYLGDPAALPPLPRGRGVFEKGALDSIPRGEVAAIRGHALNADGSPDTLSSGTVLLEALGPPSRRIEIADRNGAPTAVPYALPGPVLYRGETPLSRGAFTLRFVVPTDGRIIGPGAQIRALLSQAGGRGVGLAADSLRIAASLAPRADATPPTIRLLGPAANDSTVAPGTVLTFAIEDSSGIDLTRLDDAHSIFTIVDDRGTPIDMTPTFRYEPSSFTRGTATLTLPQLAGGAHLLEVHASDTYRNVGIATFTIDVAAAVPGGSALVMTEVFNYPNPFPRETYLHARLNQAARLRVQILTVSGRRVRDFALDGKAGENYIPWDGRDSEGEKVALGVYIVKLTAEVPGGNRATAIARALRAE comes from the coding sequence TTGAGGCGTCCCGACCGCCGCACGGCGTCCTTCTTCGCACCCTTGCGCTCCGGCCCGGCGCTCCTGGCCGTGGCGTCCCTTCTGGTTCTCCTGCCGCCCGCTTCCAGGGTCGGCGCGCAGGTCCCGTCCGGGTTCTCCGAGGCGTCGTCCCCGGCGCCGGTTCCCACCGTCGAAAACGCCTCCCCGACCGGATACCGCGTGCGCGTGCCGATCGGAGACGCCCAGACCGTTCGGGCGCGGATCGCGGGGTACGACCTGGCCGAGATCCGCATTCCGGGCGGCGTGGCCGGCGGGGCGTGGGCCCAGCCCTCGCTTCCCACGCGGACGGTGCTCCTGCGAATTCCCTGGGGCGCCGAGCCGGTCGCGCGAGGAGCGTGGTCTTCCTTCCGCTCGCTGGGCTCGCTCGAGCCCGTTCCGGTGCCGCACCTCGTGACCGAGCCAAGTGTCCGGGACCGGACCGCTCCCGAGGCCGTCGCCGCGGCGATGCGGGGCGCGCCCTACCGCGCCCTCGGGGGCGGCGGGGAAGCCGCGGCGATCGCGGGGACGGCTCTCATGGCCGCCCGCGGCGAGCGCTATCTCGCGGTGACCCTCCGCCCGGTGACCTGGGACCCCGCGACGCGCGAGGCGCGGGTGGCCGACGCGATCGTCGTCGACGTCTCCTGGGAGACGCCCGCGCGCGTCCTGCCCTCCGAGGGGCCCGCGGGCGCTGCCGGCGCGGCGCCGTCCGAGGGCGCCCTGCCGCTCGGCGTCGACGGAGCGGTCGGACCCCGGTTCGCACAGCGCTTCGCGCGGGCCGCGACCGCCGGGCGCGCGGCCGCCGTGACGGGACCGCTCCGCGTCGACCCCTCGCGACCCTGGGTTCGCGTCGGGGTGGTCCGGCCGGGACTCTACCGGATCACCCCGGCCGCCCTCCTCAGCGCGGGCGTCAACACGGCCGGCATCGATCCGGCCACGTTCCGGCTCTTCCGCTCCCCGCCGGGCGATCTTCCCGAGAGCACCGACGTGGACGCGGGCCCCGATTCGCTCCGCGAATGCGCCATCACGGTCACGGGCGAAGGGGACGGCACGTTCGACGCGGCCGACGCCATCTACTTCTACGGCACCGGGGAGAGCGGCTTCGGTTACGACCTGGCCGCCGGGGGCGGGCCCGAGTACCAGGAGACGCAGCGAACCGATCTGGAGCCGCTCTGGCTCACGTGGGGACCGGGCCCGGTGCCGACGCCGCCGCGCCGGATCGCGACCCGCGACGCCGCGCCCGTCTCCACCGGAGCGCCGCTCCTGACACAGGTGACCCATCGGGTCCACTTCGAGACCAATCGCTTTCCCAACTTCGACCTCTTCCAGCCCGGGCTCCGATGGGAGCGCTGGTTCATGAGCGTGCTCCCGCAGGGCGCGAGGCTCGCGTTCCCGATCACGCTGCCGGGAGCCGTGCCGGGGGGCGAGGTCTCGGCGCGGCTCCGGATGTGGGGCCAGGGCACGTCGACCGGGCACGCCGCGCGGCTCTGGTGGGACGGCGCGATCGTGGACACCGTGAGCTGGAATTTCCTCGCGGCGCGCGACCTGACCGCGTCGGGACTGCGCACCAACGGCGCGCGCGATACGGTGCAGGCCGAGGTGCCCGCGGTTGCGGGACGGACCGACCCCGAATACCTCGCCTGGTTCGAGGTCTCCTACCCGCGCGCGCTCACCGCCTCGTCGGACACGATCGCCTTCGCCGCGCCCGATTCGGTCCCCCCCGGACGCTACCGCTATGCGATCGCGGGAGTGAGCGACACCACAGCCGCCTGGCTCCTGGACCGCACCGATCCCGAAACGCCTGTGCGGCTCGCCGGCGGGACCTGGTCCGGAGCCGCGCCCGCGTTCACGCTCACCGTGGAGGACAGCGCGGGCGCCGGCTACCGGCCGCGCTATACGCTCGTCTCCACGTCGGGCGCCCCCAGCCCGTCGCTCCTGCGCTACGCGCCCGCCGCGGGTCCGCACGCGCTGGCGGACCTCCTCGATTCCGGGAACGCGGCCGATTACCTGATCGTCGCGCCGGCCGCCTTCCTCGCGCAGGCGGAGTCGCTCGCGTTCGACCGCGAGGCGCGGCTCCCCGGAGTCGCCGCTCCGCGCGCGGCCATCGCCACCACCGAGGCGATCGCCGCCCAGCTGGGCGGCGGACGGTCGGACCCGGTCGCCATCCGGAACCTCTTCGCCTTTGCCGAGCGCCATTGGGCCGCCGGACCGCTCTATGTCTGTCTCTTGGGGGACGCCTCCGACGATCCGAAGAACTATCAGATCATCTCGGCGCCCGATCTCGTGCCGACCTACAACGAGTACTGGGACGTGAGCCTCCTGCTCCAGTACATCTCGGACGACTTCTATGCCTTCCTCGACGGGCCGGGCGACCGGCTCTTCGATCTCGCGATCGGTCGGCTGCCCGCGCGCACGACCGAAGAGGCGCGCACCCTCGTGCGCGGCAAGAACGCGGTCTACGAGCGGACGCAGGACTTCGATTGGTGGCGCGTGCGAGCGCTGCTCACGGCGGACGACGCCTGGAAATGGTCGGTCCCGAACACCAAGCGCGACCCCGTCGGCGCCGACCACGTGACGCAGATGGAGCGGAAGGACGGATTCCATCTCCCGTTTCCCGTGCGCCGGGAGAAGGTCTACCTGAACGACTATCCCTTCGCGGATTCCACGAAGCAGTCGAAGCCGAAGGCCCGTGAGGCGTTCCTGGCCGCGGTGAACGCGGGGAACTGGCTCGCTGAGTTCGCCGGGCACGGCAACGAGAACTTCCTCGCCGACGAGCAAATGTTCCGCTCCCTCGACCTGAACCGCCTCACGAATGCCACGCGGCCTTCGATCTTCGGTTTCTTCTCCTGCACGGTGGGGAAGTTCGACGACAACGTGCAGCAGGACGGGCTGGCCGAGCTCCTGCTGCGCTACCCCGGCGGCGGGTCGGTCGTCTCGCTGGCGGCGAGCCAGGAGGTGTTCGGGCTCGAGAGCGGGAGGCTGAACGACGCGTTCGTGGACGCCCTCTTCCCGGCTTCCCCGCGCGTGGACACCCTGCGCACGGCGGGGCTCGCGTGGGCCATGGCGAAGAACGCGCCGGGAAATCAGAACGAGATCGTGCGGAAGTACGGCTACCTGGGCGATCCCGCGGCCCTCCCGCCGCTCCCGCGCGGGCGCGGCGTGTTCGAAAAGGGCGCGCTCGACTCCATTCCGCGCGGCGAGGTCGCCGCGATCCGGGGGCACGCGCTGAACGCGGACGGATCCCCCGACACGCTCTCGTCGGGCACGGTCCTGCTCGAGGCGCTCGGCCCGCCATCCCGCCGGATCGAGATCGCCGACCGGAACGGGGCGCCGACCGCGGTGCCCTACGCGCTCCCGGGGCCGGTGCTCTACCGCGGCGAAACCCCCTTGAGCCGGGGGGCCTTCACGCTTCGCTTCGTCGTGCCGACCGACGGCCGGATCATCGGCCCGGGCGCCCAGATCCGGGCGCTCCTCTCCCAGGCGGGCGGCCGGGGCGTGGGCCTCGCGGCCGACTCGCTCCGCATCGCGGCCTCGCTCGCCCCGCGCGCCGACGCGACGCCCCCGACCATCCGCCTGCTCGGCCCGGCGGCGAACGACTCCACCGTGGCGCCGGGAACGGTCCTGACGTTCGCCATCGAGGACTCGAGCGGGATCGATCTCACGCGACTGGACGACGCCCACAGCATCTTCACGATCGTGGACGACCGCGGCACGCCGATCGACATGACGCCGACCTTCCGCTACGAGCCCTCCAGCTTCACGCGCGGCACGGCGACGCTGACGCTGCCGCAGCTGGCCGGCGGCGCCCATCTGCTCGAAGTGCACGCCTCCGATACGTACCGGAACGTGGGGATCGCCACCTTCACGATCGACGTGGCCGCGGCCGTCCCCGGCGGGTCGGCCCTGGTCATGACGGAGGTGTTCAACTACCCGAATCCTTTTCCGCGCGAGACCTACCTGCACGCGCGGCTGAACCAGGCGGCGCGGCTTCGGGTGCAGATCCTCACCGTGTCGGGGCGCCGGGTGCGCGATTTCGCGCTCGACGGCAAGGCGGGGGAGAACTACATCCCCTGGGACGGGCGCGATTCGGAGGGAGAAAAAGTGGCCCTCGGGGTTTATATCGTGAAGCTGACGGCAGAGGTACCGGGAGGGAATCGCGCGACGGCCATCGCGCGTGCGCTCCGAGCCGAATGA
- a CDS encoding PorV/PorQ family protein — protein sequence MSRILTVASRAAVALVLLAGFAASAQAQSEAGGISTLFAPGARADGMGRAFTAVANDANAIWWNPGGLAFLRGHDISLTYSQLVPDLASDVNWSYPVYAQHVEGWGGLGASVGYLSYGKSEATDVDGNVTGEFTSYELVPSIAYGTELADNVGFGVALKLIRVDLAPQAVTLDQKNGRGTTFAADIGGMIKMPAAKVAIGATLANLGPDIAYIDQDQSDPLGRNIRFGVAYTPIENDVHRVLIAADASRFLIPGRVLAVDVWNAGAEYEFNRLIALRAGYISDPIGDITDFTFGLGLNYKGVRFDYASIPQSSFLDRVNRFSLGYHF from the coding sequence ATGAGTCGCATTCTCACCGTCGCCTCGAGGGCTGCCGTAGCACTCGTCCTCCTGGCCGGCTTCGCCGCGTCCGCCCAGGCCCAGTCCGAGGCCGGAGGCATCTCCACGCTCTTCGCGCCGGGGGCGCGCGCCGACGGCATGGGTCGCGCCTTCACCGCCGTCGCCAACGACGCGAACGCGATCTGGTGGAATCCGGGCGGCCTGGCGTTCCTCCGCGGCCACGACATCAGCCTGACCTACTCCCAGCTGGTCCCCGATCTCGCCTCCGACGTGAACTGGTCCTATCCCGTCTACGCCCAGCATGTCGAGGGGTGGGGCGGCCTGGGCGCCAGCGTCGGCTACCTGAGCTACGGAAAGAGCGAAGCGACCGACGTGGACGGCAACGTGACCGGCGAGTTCACCTCGTACGAGCTGGTGCCCTCCATCGCCTACGGCACCGAGCTGGCGGACAACGTCGGCTTCGGCGTCGCCTTGAAGCTGATCCGCGTCGACCTGGCCCCGCAGGCGGTCACGCTCGACCAGAAGAACGGGCGCGGAACGACGTTCGCCGCCGACATCGGCGGCATGATCAAGATGCCGGCGGCCAAGGTCGCCATCGGCGCCACGCTCGCCAACCTGGGGCCGGATATCGCCTACATCGACCAGGATCAGTCGGACCCGCTGGGCCGGAACATCCGGTTCGGGGTCGCCTACACGCCGATCGAGAACGACGTGCACCGCGTCCTGATCGCGGCCGACGCCTCGCGCTTCCTCATCCCCGGCCGCGTGCTCGCCGTGGACGTCTGGAACGCCGGCGCCGAGTACGAGTTCAACCGGCTCATCGCGCTCCGCGCGGGCTACATCAGCGACCCGATCGGCGACATCACGGACTTCACGTTCGGCCTGGGATTGAACTATAAGGGCGTGCGCTTCGACTACGCCTCGATCCCGCAGTCGAGCTTCCTGGATCGCGTCAACCGGTTCTCGCTCGGATACCACTTCTAA
- a CDS encoding FG-GAP-like repeat-containing protein has protein sequence MTLRTGRRTARGALFGIAILVGSQALTSGLAPLSFAAGVPSSRLVASRPPAGAAPGRGALLARRIERAHAFPHRLGGARRAPWVSGGRPPLLAPSLRTGQLERTVAFAGAPETLRVLGLRVDFATDRLGAQTTTPDGKFDLRDGKSLGIPIDPPPHNRAYFLSHFQALQRYWRFASYGNLVLEYDVYPKNDTLTYRLGDTGDYGPWTLGQASFASAQRFFKDAVTKADQTDSIPFGDFDVIALFHSGSDFQTDLRGDTPRDFPTFEISLEDSVAVNGGAVAVFGGLVMPETENQDGYYSALNGTLAHEFGHTQGLPDLYDINTFFPAVGVWSNMDSGYLLTTSVQDQKTGAISDATGVIPTSLDPWCKNVLWPGKLDLVDPGRGYSASLRATELQDSLLYVPLGGDEYYLIENRETDLNGDNTVYLDRDSTTNVILGPGLSSADPTDSLGDKEYDFLLPGQGILVWHIDDTVIFGVNMPPDGGINSNPERRGVKVMEADGIDDIGDPNSRYFFGGPFDPYFVGNHTRLAPDTSPSTATNDGAQSHVAITVKSPAGDEMSLDVNSEWRAEGWPVVSEFGRSGDPPTFGSLRRDATRQVVASSDSLIYAWMSNGEPYTTANTDGQFAALPAPIVPPVLVADSLFRSNPLAAHGAAVVATAEDGRVYAFRANDRDSTQAIPLAGWPPLLGAGIAATTAPSLGPAGDVLVGASDGTVFSIAGTDSVSFAPFVDAIADTLRIGPTPVTASVVGNLAVGRFRGPPGSWMVAYGLANGVVRLVSPVGKDPNVTDLHWNVGGANFRPYVMGADLDRDGETEVIVLDRAQGEVHALDLAGGELPGWPVSVVGRIEGALAAGDLDRDGYPEVFAVDDQGYAHRWNRNGVEPQGWPVSLGARYGASAVGGTGSPVLGDVDGDGTPELLVATQSGLLIALEGNGTSVPGWPVASQPGPEISPLLLSLNDALTPPDPPGGPWEHLIAPGGDGLWNGYQIGVRADSAYATRDGVSPRFPWIGYAGDRRHSSMLGDALLLPISAAATALARGSLYCFPNPARGADVGIAYTLGDGVGSVEIRVLDPLGNEVRKIEGPVLPSQNVARIPVRDLASGVYLVRLEVKRAGASEIAFKKFAVVR, from the coding sequence GTGACCCTGCGGACGGGGCGGCGGACCGCCCGCGGCGCGCTGTTCGGAATCGCAATCCTGGTGGGGAGCCAGGCCCTGACCTCGGGCCTGGCTCCCTTGTCCTTTGCGGCCGGCGTTCCTTCGTCGCGGCTCGTGGCGTCGAGGCCTCCCGCCGGCGCCGCGCCCGGCAGGGGCGCGCTCCTCGCCCGTCGCATCGAGCGGGCGCATGCCTTTCCCCACCGCCTGGGCGGCGCGCGGCGCGCGCCGTGGGTGAGCGGGGGACGTCCGCCGCTTTTGGCGCCGTCGTTGCGGACGGGGCAGCTGGAGCGGACGGTCGCCTTCGCGGGCGCTCCGGAGACGCTCCGCGTCCTCGGCCTGCGCGTCGACTTCGCGACCGACCGGCTGGGAGCGCAGACCACGACCCCCGACGGGAAGTTCGACCTTCGCGACGGCAAGTCGCTCGGGATCCCGATCGATCCGCCGCCGCACAATCGCGCCTATTTCCTCTCCCACTTCCAGGCGCTCCAGCGCTACTGGCGGTTCGCCTCCTACGGCAATCTCGTCCTGGAGTACGACGTCTACCCGAAGAACGACACGCTGACCTACCGCCTGGGGGACACCGGAGACTACGGACCCTGGACGCTGGGCCAGGCGTCGTTCGCGTCGGCGCAGCGCTTCTTCAAGGACGCGGTGACCAAGGCCGACCAGACCGACTCCATCCCCTTTGGCGACTTCGACGTGATCGCCCTCTTCCATTCGGGATCCGACTTCCAGACCGACCTTCGCGGCGACACCCCGCGGGATTTTCCGACGTTCGAGATCTCGCTGGAGGACTCGGTCGCCGTCAACGGCGGCGCGGTCGCGGTCTTCGGCGGCCTCGTCATGCCCGAGACGGAGAACCAGGACGGCTACTACAGCGCGCTGAACGGAACCCTGGCGCACGAGTTCGGCCACACGCAGGGGCTGCCCGACCTCTACGACATCAACACCTTTTTCCCGGCGGTCGGCGTCTGGAGCAACATGGACTCGGGGTATCTCCTCACCACGTCGGTCCAGGACCAGAAGACGGGAGCGATCTCCGACGCGACGGGGGTCATTCCGACCAGCCTCGATCCGTGGTGCAAGAACGTCCTCTGGCCCGGGAAGCTCGACCTGGTGGATCCGGGGCGCGGCTACTCGGCCTCGCTCCGCGCGACCGAGCTTCAAGACAGCCTGCTCTACGTCCCGCTGGGGGGCGACGAGTACTACCTGATCGAAAACCGCGAGACCGACCTGAACGGGGACAACACGGTCTACCTCGACCGCGACTCCACGACGAACGTGATCCTGGGGCCGGGGCTGTCGAGCGCCGATCCGACCGACTCGCTGGGCGACAAGGAGTACGACTTCCTGCTGCCGGGGCAGGGGATCCTGGTCTGGCACATCGACGACACGGTGATCTTCGGGGTGAACATGCCCCCCGACGGCGGGATCAACTCGAACCCCGAGCGCCGCGGCGTGAAGGTGATGGAAGCGGACGGGATCGACGACATCGGCGATCCCAACTCGCGCTACTTCTTCGGCGGGCCCTTCGATCCGTACTTCGTGGGGAATCACACGCGCCTCGCTCCCGACACGAGCCCTTCGACCGCGACCAACGACGGAGCGCAGAGCCACGTCGCGATCACGGTGAAGTCTCCGGCCGGTGACGAAATGAGCCTGGACGTGAACTCCGAGTGGCGCGCCGAGGGGTGGCCGGTCGTTTCCGAATTCGGGCGAAGCGGCGATCCTCCCACCTTCGGCAGCCTGCGGCGCGACGCCACCCGGCAGGTCGTGGCGTCCTCCGACAGCCTGATCTACGCCTGGATGTCCAACGGCGAGCCATACACCACGGCGAACACCGACGGCCAGTTCGCGGCGCTTCCCGCGCCGATCGTGCCGCCGGTGCTGGTGGCCGACAGCCTCTTCCGCTCGAATCCGCTCGCGGCGCACGGGGCCGCCGTCGTCGCGACGGCCGAAGACGGCCGGGTCTACGCCTTCCGCGCGAACGATCGCGATTCGACCCAGGCGATCCCGCTCGCAGGATGGCCGCCCCTCCTTGGGGCCGGGATCGCCGCCACCACCGCGCCCTCGCTCGGCCCCGCGGGCGACGTGCTCGTGGGCGCGAGCGACGGCACCGTTTTCTCGATCGCCGGCACCGACAGCGTCTCCTTCGCGCCGTTCGTCGACGCCATCGCCGACACGCTCCGGATCGGACCGACGCCCGTCACCGCCTCGGTCGTGGGGAACCTCGCCGTGGGCCGCTTCCGCGGGCCCCCGGGCAGCTGGATGGTGGCCTACGGCCTGGCGAACGGCGTCGTGCGCCTCGTCAGCCCCGTCGGAAAGGATCCGAACGTCACCGACCTCCACTGGAACGTGGGCGGCGCGAACTTCCGTCCCTACGTGATGGGCGCCGACCTGGACCGCGACGGCGAGACGGAAGTGATCGTGCTCGACCGCGCGCAGGGAGAGGTGCACGCGCTCGATCTGGCCGGCGGCGAGCTTCCGGGCTGGCCGGTGTCCGTGGTCGGGCGCATCGAGGGCGCTCTCGCCGCCGGGGACCTGGACCGGGACGGCTACCCCGAGGTCTTCGCGGTGGACGACCAGGGATACGCGCATCGCTGGAATCGAAACGGGGTCGAGCCCCAGGGCTGGCCGGTCTCGCTCGGCGCGCGCTACGGCGCTTCGGCGGTGGGAGGGACCGGGTCGCCGGTGCTCGGCGACGTCGACGGGGACGGCACTCCCGAGCTCCTGGTCGCGACCCAGAGCGGCCTTCTGATCGCGCTGGAGGGGAACGGCACGTCGGTCCCGGGATGGCCCGTCGCGAGCCAGCCGGGTCCCGAGATCTCGCCCCTTCTCCTGTCGCTCAACGACGCGCTGACCCCGCCGGATCCCCCCGGCGGCCCCTGGGAGCACCTGATCGCCCCCGGCGGCGACGGCCTCTGGAACGGCTATCAGATCGGCGTGCGGGCCGACAGCGCCTACGCCACGCGGGACGGCGTGTCGCCGCGCTTCCCCTGGATCGGGTATGCGGGGGACAGGCGCCACAGCTCGATGCTGGGGGACGCCCTGCTCTTGCCTATCTCGGCCGCGGCCACGGCTTTGGCACGGGGTTCGCTGTACTGTTTTCCGAACCCGGCACGGGGGGCCGACGTGGGTATCGCCTATACGCTGGGTGACGGAGTCGGCTCCGTCGAAATCCGGGTGCTCGACCCCCTGGGGAACGAGGTCCGGAAGATCGAAGGGCCGGTCCTGCCGTCCCAGAATGTGGCCCGGATCCCGGTGCGGGATCTCGCCAGCGGGGTATATCTGGTGCGCCTGGAGGTGAAGCGCGCGGGCGCCAGCGAGATCGCCTTCAAGAAGTTCGCAGTTGTCCGGTGA
- a CDS encoding Trm112 family protein, which produces MPLSDELLEILVCPQCRGDLVYDRAAERLVCARCRLRYPIVDDIPVMLIEEAERIPES; this is translated from the coding sequence ATGCCGTTGAGCGACGAGCTGCTGGAGATCCTGGTCTGTCCCCAATGCCGCGGAGACCTCGTGTACGATCGCGCCGCCGAGCGGCTGGTCTGCGCGCGCTGCCGTCTCCGGTACCCGATCGTGGACGACATTCCGGTCATGCTGATCGAGGAAGCCGAGCGGATACCCGAGTCTTGA
- a CDS encoding acetyl-CoA carboxylase carboxyltransferase subunit alpha, translated as MNGTWLDFEKPLLDLERRIEDARGLAQDGDAAAQEEVSRLERKADRLRQEIYSKLTRWQRVKLARHPRRPYTLDYLAVMAPEFMELHGDRRFADDPAMVGGVAVVDGLPLMLIGHQKGRDTKENIYRNFGMAHPEGYRKALRLMRLAANFGIPIVTFVDTPGAYPGLGAEERGQSEALARNILEMAHLAVPIVTVVIGEGGSGGALAIAVGDVVMMLENSIYSVITPEGCAAILWKDATKAEQAAEALKLTAQDLLELKVIDEVIPEPVGGAHRDPEETARRVQSVVLRHIRALIDLPAQELLDRRLEKYMRMGVYLEESAATAAASGA; from the coding sequence ATGAACGGAACCTGGCTCGACTTCGAGAAGCCGCTCCTCGATCTGGAGCGGCGGATCGAGGATGCCCGCGGCCTGGCGCAGGACGGAGATGCCGCGGCGCAGGAGGAGGTCTCGCGGCTGGAGCGGAAGGCGGACCGCCTCCGGCAGGAGATCTACTCCAAGCTGACCCGGTGGCAGCGCGTGAAGCTGGCCCGCCACCCGCGTCGTCCCTACACCCTCGACTACCTGGCCGTCATGGCTCCCGAGTTCATGGAGCTGCACGGCGACCGCCGCTTCGCCGACGATCCCGCGATGGTGGGCGGCGTCGCCGTGGTGGACGGCCTGCCGCTCATGCTGATCGGGCACCAGAAGGGGCGGGACACCAAGGAGAACATCTACCGCAACTTCGGCATGGCGCACCCGGAGGGATACCGGAAGGCGCTCCGCCTGATGCGCCTCGCCGCGAACTTCGGGATCCCGATCGTGACCTTCGTGGACACGCCCGGCGCCTATCCGGGCCTGGGGGCCGAGGAGCGCGGCCAGTCCGAGGCGCTGGCCCGGAACATCCTCGAGATGGCCCACCTCGCGGTGCCGATCGTCACGGTGGTCATCGGCGAGGGGGGCTCGGGCGGCGCGCTCGCGATCGCGGTGGGGGACGTCGTGATGATGCTCGAGAACTCGATCTACTCGGTGATCACGCCGGAGGGGTGCGCGGCCATTCTATGGAAGGACGCGACCAAGGCGGAGCAGGCGGCCGAGGCGCTGAAGCTGACCGCGCAGGATCTGCTCGAGCTCAAGGTCATCGACGAGGTGATCCCCGAGCCGGTCGGCGGCGCGCACCGCGACCCGGAGGAGACGGCCCGCCGCGTCCAGAGCGTGGTCCTGCGCCACATCCGGGCGCTGATCGACCTTCCGGCGCAGGAGCTTCTCGACCGCCGGCTGGAGAAGTACATGCGGATGGGGGTGTATCTGGAGGAGAGCGCGGCCACCGCGGCCGCCTCGGGAGCCTGA